The Christiangramia flava JLT2011 region TTTCAAGCAGCGCCGCAGCACTCATGATCTGGCCCGCCTGGCAATAGCCGCACTGAGGGACATCGATCTCCAGCCAGGCTTTTTGTACCGGGTGATCTCCATTTTCTGAAAGACCTTCGATCGTGGTGATCTCGCTTTCCGCAACCGAAGAAACCGGCAACTGGCAGCTTCTCACCGCCGAGCCATTATAGTGCACCGTACAGGCACCACACTGGGCGATCCCGCAACCGTATTTCGTCCCAACCAGTTTCAGGTGATCACGCAATACCCACAGTAAAGGAGTATCAGGATCTACCTCAACGGTATGACTCTTTCCATTAATTTCTAAACTGAATTCTGCCATGGCCTTAATTTTTTCAAAAATTACTAATTAATTCTATATAATGCCAGTCCAACCGGCGATTTTACACCTAATCAAAACTATAGACCAGCAAAATGTTCCAAACGAAATTCGGATTAGGGAGACTTTCCGTATCAATAGCATTGTTTACGATGTTTTCTACGGAAACGGGAATATCTTTTTTGCCACTGAAATAAAGCCTGCTGTACAGGATCTGTCCAGAACATTTTGTTTCAGATAATAATACTCCAAAGAAAAAACGGCGCACCATATTTCCACAGATCATTTTGGAGATCTGGTCAAAAAAGAATCTGAAAAAAGGCTTAGGATCACTTCCCGTTAAAGCGGGTAACGCCTCGGAAAAATAGAGAATTGTTGAATCCACAAGACCGGAAAGCCAGATCGCTTATAAACTGGGATTTAAATACCCGAAGCACTTCAGCCAAATGTGCAAAAA contains the following coding sequences:
- a CDS encoding (2Fe-2S)-binding protein — encoded protein: MAEFSLEINGKSHTVEVDPDTPLLWVLRDHLKLVGTKYGCGIAQCGACTVHYNGSAVRSCQLPVSSVAESEITTIEGLSENGDHPVQKAWLEIDVPQCGYCQAGQIMSAAALLERNPNPSDTDIETAMNGNICRCGTYTRIKAAIKTAARSQTA